In the genome of Arthrobacter alpinus, the window GTCCAGGGCTTGGTTCGTGGCAGTTGGGGTATCCAGCAACACCGAGGGAACGCCGGGGATCTCGCGGTTGATGGTGACCAGGGGCATCTTGGCTGCTGAGAGCGCCAGCGCGTCGTCGGTGAGACGGGAAGCCGTCAGGATGACGCCGTCGGCCGTTTGCATCAATTGCTCGATGGTGTTGACCTCCACCTCTTCGGATTCCTCCGTGTCCACGAGCAGCTGGGTATAGCCGGCGGCCTTGAGCTGGAGCTGGGTCCCACGGATGATGTCGAAGTAGAACGGGTTGGTGATGTCCGCGACGAGTACGGCAACGGCCTTGGTGCGACCAGAGCTCAGCGCTTTCGCCTGGGCGTTGGGAATGTACTTCAGCTGCGCTGCGGCTGCCTCGATGCGAGCCCGCGTGCGAAAGTTGACCCGGCCCGGGGTTGAAAGCGCACGGGAAACCGTAGATGCAGCCACTCCGGAGAGCGCGGCGACATCATGAATTGTGGCAGGCTTCCCATGGGCGGCGCTCAAGCCGCCGTCAGAAGTGGTGCTGGGGGGAGCACTCATTGGGCACGTCCTTGTGGTGTGGGTTGCGGTGCAGCTGCACTGCCAAGATGTAAATGTGACGGACAGCACTGTCCTGATCGCAAGAATACGGTTCTTGGCCAGAAATGGCAATCGGTTGTCATGTTGTTGCTTCGGCGATAGGCTAGGCCTCAAGCAAAAATTTGTGAAATCAATCACCGCATCCTGAACTGCCTGACGGCAGCGCGGCCTGCGGCCATCAACTTGGAGGCCCCATGAGTACTGACCAAAACCCCACGTGGACCCTTTCCGGCTTCGGCGACGAGATTGACCCCGATCCCAAGGTGCAGGCGGCGGTGCTGTTGGCGCTGGGTGCATCGCACATCGAGGTGCGCAGCGCCTGGGGCGTCAACGTTGTTGAGCTGACGGATGAACAAGTTACGGAATTGAAGAGCGTCCTCGATGGTGCGGGCATGAAGGTTTCCGCCGTGGCAAGCCCCATCGGCAAGGTCGATGCCAGCCTGCCAGCCGCCCATGAGGTAGAGCGCCTGCGCCGCATCATAGAGGTTGCCAGGGCCCTGGACACCAAGTACATCCGCATGTTCTCCTTCTTCCGCGCCGAGGACAAGAGCCCAGAAGACATTCGCGACGCCGTCATGGAGCGGCTGACTCTGCTCGCAGCGGAAGCCGAGAAGGCCGGCGTTGTCCTGATCCACGAGAACGAAAAGGACATCTACGGCGATACCCCCGAACGCGTCTTGGACCTTCTGGAAACAGTGAACTCACCGGCCCTCCGCGCGGCCTGGGACAACGCCAACTTCGTTCAGGTTGGCGTGAAGCCTTACACGGACGCCTATGCCAAGCTGCGCCCGTACTTCGAATACCTGCAGGTCAAGGACGCCATTGCCGGCAGTGGCGAGGTTGTTCCCACGGGCCGCGGCGACGGCCAGCTGGTCGAAACCCTGACCGCCTTGAGCCAGGACGGCTACACCGGCTTTGCATCCCTCGAGCCGCACCTGGCCGCACAGCACGAACTGGGTGGCTTCTCCGGTCCGGAGGCGTTCGGCGAGGCTGCCCGAGCATTCCGCTCAGCCACCGACGCCATCGGTGTAACGCTCGCCTGAGCCGTGCCAGCACCGTCTGACAGCAGTACCGCCTGACAAAACTTCCCCTGCGAAACAGCACTGCCTGACAAAGGAGTCATCATGCCCAGAGTTGCCATCATCGGTTGCGGCGACGTAGCCACAGTCCACTTCGAAGCCATTGCGGCCATCGAAGGGGCCGAACTTGTCGCCGTTTGTGACACGGACGCTGGACGGCTGGCCGCGGCGTCGGCAGCCCACGGAGTGCCGGGATACAGCGATGTGGCGGCTCTGCTGGATGAGGTGCGTCCCGACGTCATTCATGTCTGCACGCCGCATAACCAGCATGCTGACCCGGCCATCGCGGCGCTGGAGCGTGGCATCAATGTCATCAGCGAGAAGCCGTTGGCCAGTACCCTGGCCGACGGCGAACGGCTGGCGGCTGCTGCGGCGGCAAGTTCGGCCCGGATTGGTGTGTGCTTCCAAAACCGCTACAACCAGGCGGTCGTGGCCATGGCGGCGCGCCTCGCCTCGGGTGAGTTTGGTGTGGTCCAGGGTGGTTCGGGCACTGTCATGTGGAGCCGGACTGCTGACTACTACCGGAACCGGCCGTGGCGCGGGACGTGGGCCGGTGGTGGTGGCGGGCTGCTTATGAATCAGGCCATCCACACCCTGGATCTGCTGCAGTGGATGATGGGCGAGGTGACAGCGGTGTCCGGTCATGCGGCAACCCACGCACTCGGGGACGCAATCGACGTGGAGGACACGGCGGAGCTGGTGCTCACCCATGCCAACGGCGTCCGCAGCGTCTTCTACGCCACGCTTGCCAACTCCGTCAACGCACCCATTACGGTGGATATCGTGGCGGAAAAGGCAACTCTGCAACTGCGCGGCGATTTGACGATTACGCACCACGACGGCCGTGTTGAGGTCGTTGAAGAACGCCGGGCCGTGTCCGGTGGGCGGGACTACTGGGGTGTCTCACACCAGCTGTACATTGCCGACTTTTACGCACAGCTGGGCCAAGAAGGCCCGTTCTGGATCAATCCTGATGAGGCGCTCAAGACCCTGCGCATCATCAAGGACGTGTACGCCCAGAGCTACCCTGAGCGGTTGCTGGACGTCTCCTAGAGGGCGGGTAATGCGGCAGGTTGCAACAACCGGTTGCCCAATTCCTTTAGGAAAAATCAGCTGGAATGGCAGCGTCCATCTCACTGGCGTAACAATTTTACGCACTTCATGACAATCGGTTGCCAAAACGTTGCATCGGCAGTAGCGTGTTCCATACAACGTCAAATGTGGCGCAAGACACATTGAGTTAAGCAAGACCCCCAACCCTTATGAGCACGTCTTTAGATAACAAGGAGCCAACAATGAAGTTTGGTCCAAAATCCACAGTCATGGCAGTTCTTACTGCCGCGGCGCTGGCACTGACCGCTTGTGGCGGCGGAGGCGGCGGCAACGACGGCGCGGCCGCCACCACCACGCTGACCATCGGACAGTTGCAGGACCTGGTGTCCTTCGAGCCCGCTGACGCGCACATCGGCCACACGATGCCTTACTACCAGGCCGTGTACGACACCCTGATCCTCCGCGCACCGGACGGCGAGCTCAAACCGATGATCGCCGAATCATGGGAGTACAACGCGGACAACACCGTGCTGACACTCAAGCTGCGCACTGATGTCACCTTCAGTGACGGCACCAAGCTCGACGCCGAGGCCGTCAAGGCCAACCTCGACCACTTCAAGGAAGCCAAGGGCCGCGATGCCTACCAGGTTGCTTCCCTAGGCAGCGTGGCCGTGGTTGACCCCTCCACCGTTGCCGTGACGCTGACTGAACCCGACCCTGCCTTCACCTACTACCTGAGCCTGGCCGCCGGCATCATGGGCAGCCCGAAGGCGCTTGGCACCGATGCGATCAAGACGGTTCCGCAAGGATCCGGCCCCTACCAGCTGGATGCGACCGCCACGGTAAAGGGCTCCCAGTACGTTTTCACCAAGCGTGCCGACTACTGGAACAAGGATCTGCAGAAGTTTGACAAGATCACCATGAAGTTCCTTGCGGACGTGACGGCACGCACCAATGCCATCGTTTCCGGCCAGGTGGACGCAACCCTGCTCGATCCCAAGACGGGCAAGCAAGCTGAGGCTGCAGGCCTTACCCTCAACGACAGCCAGGTTGACTGGCAGGGACTGCTGCTCATGGACCGTGACGGCAAGGTCACCCCGGAATTGGCCAATCCCAAGGTTCGCCAGGCCATGAACTTCGCCTTCGATCGCAAGACCATCCTCGACCAGCAGTATCTGGGCCGGGGCACTGTGACCAACCAGGTGTTTGGGCCGGAATCCGGTGCCTACGTCGACGAGTTGGATGGCAGCTACCCTTATGACCCGGCCAAGGCAAAGGCACTCCTCGCCGAAGCGGGATACCCCAACGGCTTTAGCCTGAAGATTCCGTCCATGAACGGCTTCGAAGCCATTGTGGCTACAATCCAGCAGCAGTTGGGTGACGTTGGTATCAAGGTCACGATCGAAACCATTCCTCAGGCCAACTACGTGCCGGACCTTGCAGCAGCCAAGTATTCGGCAGCTGTCTTCAACCTGTACCAGGCAGAGCCGTGGGTTGCCATCAACCAGATGATCTCCACCTCCGCACTGTACAACCCCTTCAAGTCAACAACTCCGGAACTGGCAACCATGATCGATGCCGTGCAGAACGGTGGAGACGAGAGCTCCGAAAAGGCTAAGGAGGTCAACAAGTACGTGACCGACAATGCCTGGTTCGTTCCGCTTTACCGTTTGGATCAGATGTTCTACACGAACAAAAAGATCACTGTTGAGTCGCAGCTTCAGCAGGCCATCCCCTCGATCTACAACTACGCACCCACCAAGTAGTAGTCAATGCTGCCGGGGAAGGGCATTCCTTCCCCGGCAGCACCCCTTATCCTTCTGACCAGCGCACTGGAGCGACTGATGGTTTCTTTTATATTGCGAAAGCTTGCCGCCGGCGTTGTCGTCCTGGCCGCAATCTCCTTCCTCACCTATTTCCTGCTGTACTTCTCCTCCGCTAATATTGCCCGCAACATTCTCGGCGAGTTCGCCAGCCAGGAACAAGTTGCCGCCAAGGAGCTAGAACTCGGCCTCGATCAGGCCCTGCTTCCCCGATTCTTCGCCTGGGCCGGCAACGCCCTCTCCGGCGACCTTGGCACCTCCTGGTTCACCTCCGAACCCGTGGCCCGTGCCCTGATGACCCGTCTGCCCGTCACCCTGGCCGTGGTTGTCACCTCCATTATTTTCATTGCCATCTTGGCCACGGCCCTCGGCATGGCAGCTGCAGTCAAACGCGGATGGATCGATAAAGCCGTGCAGTCGGCAGCCGTCGTCGGTGACGCAATTCCCAGCTTCGTCATGGCCATCATCTTGGTGACGGTGTTCGCAATTCAGCTCAAGCTTTTCCCCGCAACGAGCAGCATCTCACCAGATTCGGGCTCTGCGGCCTGGGTCGCGTCCCTGTCACTGCCGGTCATCGCCATCGTCATCAACGGCGTGACCAGCGCTGCGCAACAAATCCGCAGTGCCGTCATCAAACAGCTGGAAAAGGACTATGTGCGCACCCTGCGCAGCCGTGGCATCAGCGAACGTGAAATCTTGTTCAAGCATGTTCTGCGCAGTGCCGCACCCGCAGGTCTGACGGTTCTGAGCCTGCAGTTCATCGGCATGCTCGGCGGCGTGGTCATCATTGAGCAGATCTTTGCACTGCCCGGCATGGGCGCATTGGCCGTGTTGTCCACCACCATGGGCGACATTCCGCTCGTCATGGGCGTGGTCATCTATACCGTCATCATCGTCATTATTGTCAACCTGCTGGTGGACCTCATCAACGGCTGGCTCAATCCCAAGGTGCGTGTCGCATGAGTGAAATAGAAGCACTCGTTGCGC includes:
- a CDS encoding LacI family DNA-binding transcriptional regulator, whose translation is MSAPPSTTSDGGLSAAHGKPATIHDVAALSGVAASTVSRALSTPGRVNFRTRARIEAAAAQLKYIPNAQAKALSSGRTKAVAVLVADITNPFYFDIIRGTQLQLKAAGYTQLLVDTEESEEVEVNTIEQLMQTADGVILTASRLTDDALALSAAKMPLVTINREIPGVPSVLLDTPTATNQALDHLISLGHSHIAYLAGPASSSSNTRRWEALSAAALERGVEVVRLGPFAPRTYSGAAAADALVHSGATAGIAFNDLIAIGMLQRLQARGVRVPEDISIVGCDDIFGADFCSPPLTTVTAPVEQAGRVAVTMLLSQINPGLGTLPRSQSVLPTHLTIRGSTGSAPVRDA
- a CDS encoding sugar phosphate isomerase/epimerase family protein, whose amino-acid sequence is MSTDQNPTWTLSGFGDEIDPDPKVQAAVLLALGASHIEVRSAWGVNVVELTDEQVTELKSVLDGAGMKVSAVASPIGKVDASLPAAHEVERLRRIIEVARALDTKYIRMFSFFRAEDKSPEDIRDAVMERLTLLAAEAEKAGVVLIHENEKDIYGDTPERVLDLLETVNSPALRAAWDNANFVQVGVKPYTDAYAKLRPYFEYLQVKDAIAGSGEVVPTGRGDGQLVETLTALSQDGYTGFASLEPHLAAQHELGGFSGPEAFGEAARAFRSATDAIGVTLA
- a CDS encoding Gfo/Idh/MocA family protein; translated protein: MPRVAIIGCGDVATVHFEAIAAIEGAELVAVCDTDAGRLAAASAAHGVPGYSDVAALLDEVRPDVIHVCTPHNQHADPAIAALERGINVISEKPLASTLADGERLAAAAAASSARIGVCFQNRYNQAVVAMAARLASGEFGVVQGGSGTVMWSRTADYYRNRPWRGTWAGGGGGLLMNQAIHTLDLLQWMMGEVTAVSGHAATHALGDAIDVEDTAELVLTHANGVRSVFYATLANSVNAPITVDIVAEKATLQLRGDLTITHHDGRVEVVEERRAVSGGRDYWGVSHQLYIADFYAQLGQEGPFWINPDEALKTLRIIKDVYAQSYPERLLDVS
- a CDS encoding ABC transporter substrate-binding protein, with the protein product MKFGPKSTVMAVLTAAALALTACGGGGGGNDGAAATTTLTIGQLQDLVSFEPADAHIGHTMPYYQAVYDTLILRAPDGELKPMIAESWEYNADNTVLTLKLRTDVTFSDGTKLDAEAVKANLDHFKEAKGRDAYQVASLGSVAVVDPSTVAVTLTEPDPAFTYYLSLAAGIMGSPKALGTDAIKTVPQGSGPYQLDATATVKGSQYVFTKRADYWNKDLQKFDKITMKFLADVTARTNAIVSGQVDATLLDPKTGKQAEAAGLTLNDSQVDWQGLLLMDRDGKVTPELANPKVRQAMNFAFDRKTILDQQYLGRGTVTNQVFGPESGAYVDELDGSYPYDPAKAKALLAEAGYPNGFSLKIPSMNGFEAIVATIQQQLGDVGIKVTIETIPQANYVPDLAAAKYSAAVFNLYQAEPWVAINQMISTSALYNPFKSTTPELATMIDAVQNGGDESSEKAKEVNKYVTDNAWFVPLYRLDQMFYTNKKITVESQLQQAIPSIYNYAPTK
- a CDS encoding ABC transporter permease — translated: MVSFILRKLAAGVVVLAAISFLTYFLLYFSSANIARNILGEFASQEQVAAKELELGLDQALLPRFFAWAGNALSGDLGTSWFTSEPVARALMTRLPVTLAVVVTSIIFIAILATALGMAAAVKRGWIDKAVQSAAVVGDAIPSFVMAIILVTVFAIQLKLFPATSSISPDSGSAAWVASLSLPVIAIVINGVTSAAQQIRSAVIKQLEKDYVRTLRSRGISEREILFKHVLRSAAPAGLTVLSLQFIGMLGGVVIIEQIFALPGMGALAVLSTTMGDIPLVMGVVIYTVIIVIIVNLLVDLINGWLNPKVRVA